Proteins from one Caldalkalibacillus salinus genomic window:
- a CDS encoding C40 family peptidase: MSQTLIVRVPVATMWTAPSSARKTDDKAISYPGDIRRWLADMTTEQRLQLHEDNLVQSQVLYGQEVQCIETDGEWVHVYVPVQPTRKKEEGYPAWVPKAQLVDASQTMSNVGSIECAETPVAIVKQPTAWLYAEGENEPVSPNIVNHSPTKIKHLEVSFQTRLPLIAEEADWVKVDTPHGERWVQRQDVDTYAPGERPRVRSSDLVQLAQMFLGLPYLWGGMSGFGFDCSGFMYTLHRASGLNIPRDASDQANSGVPVPHEQLQPGDLLFFAYEEGKGRVHHVGMYVGEGRMIHAPKTGKSIEVIPLVGTIYEREHCASRRYIHHDVTS, encoded by the coding sequence TTGAGTCAGACCTTGATCGTACGTGTGCCAGTAGCCACCATGTGGACCGCGCCTTCTTCAGCCCGCAAGACGGACGATAAGGCTATCTCCTACCCCGGAGATATAAGACGGTGGCTAGCGGACATGACGACTGAACAACGCCTACAACTTCACGAGGATAATCTCGTTCAGAGTCAGGTGCTTTATGGACAAGAAGTGCAGTGCATTGAAACTGATGGTGAGTGGGTTCATGTATACGTCCCAGTCCAGCCCACTAGAAAGAAAGAAGAAGGTTACCCCGCGTGGGTGCCAAAGGCCCAACTGGTTGATGCCAGTCAAACGATGAGCAACGTTGGAAGTATAGAGTGTGCAGAGACGCCGGTGGCCATCGTGAAGCAACCGACAGCGTGGTTATACGCTGAGGGTGAGAACGAACCAGTATCGCCTAACATAGTAAACCATTCGCCTACCAAAATAAAGCATCTTGAAGTGAGCTTCCAAACACGTCTCCCCCTTATTGCTGAAGAGGCAGATTGGGTTAAAGTGGACACCCCTCATGGTGAGCGTTGGGTACAACGTCAGGATGTGGACACATACGCCCCGGGTGAACGCCCTAGGGTGAGAAGCTCAGATCTCGTACAGCTGGCCCAAATGTTTTTAGGGTTGCCATACTTATGGGGTGGGATGTCCGGTTTTGGCTTCGATTGCTCTGGCTTTATGTATACACTTCATCGCGCGAGTGGCCTAAACATTCCTCGAGATGCTTCAGACCAAGCCAATAGCGGAGTACCTGTCCCACATGAACAATTACAACCGGGCGATTTACTGTTCTTTGCCTATGAGGAAGGTAAGGGACGTGTTCATCACGTTGGTATGTATGTCGGAGAAGGGCGTATGATCCATGCTCCCAAGACGGGTAAGTCGATTGAAGTGATTCCTTTAGTCGGTACAATATATGAACGTGAACATTGTGCTTCTAGACGTTATATTCATCACGATGTCACATCATGA
- a CDS encoding carbohydrate ABC transporter permease, with the protein MKLKLSSLSKPLIYMILLVMALVSILPLYWVFVTALQLPAYQNEEMERPVSYVESTPPKLYPVGITEYMSQWQKKRAALSAGESEKAQFHQEKMTEVREKTFESFVTLFERTEILRWLFNSLYIALLGTFLLVLLDTMAGYVLAKKKFPGRMLIFWVIISTMMIPEQVTLVPTFIMVQKLELFNTHWALILPNLALAFGVFLMRQFLLSIPDELIEAAKIDGASEWKIFYTIIIPLAKPAMAVLSIFTFVLIWNAFLWPIIVINDTELLTLPAGLKTLQDANLASFKLLMTGATIAAIPMIIFFLMFQKYFVRGLTLGGVKE; encoded by the coding sequence ATGAAACTAAAATTATCTTCACTAAGCAAACCCTTAATCTATATGATTCTGCTTGTCATGGCTCTCGTCTCCATCCTTCCTCTATATTGGGTGTTTGTGACCGCTTTGCAATTACCGGCCTATCAGAATGAGGAGATGGAGCGCCCCGTATCATATGTCGAATCGACTCCCCCTAAGCTTTATCCTGTAGGGATCACAGAATATATGTCACAGTGGCAGAAAAAGCGAGCAGCCTTAAGTGCAGGAGAATCGGAGAAAGCACAGTTTCATCAAGAGAAAATGACAGAAGTGAGAGAGAAAACGTTCGAGAGTTTTGTCACACTATTTGAACGAACGGAGATCTTACGCTGGCTATTTAACAGTTTATATATCGCCTTACTCGGCACCTTTTTACTGGTCCTATTAGATACGATGGCAGGCTATGTACTCGCCAAGAAAAAGTTCCCCGGTCGAATGCTGATCTTCTGGGTCATTATTTCAACCATGATGATTCCTGAGCAGGTGACGCTCGTGCCAACTTTTATCATGGTCCAGAAATTAGAACTGTTTAATACACATTGGGCCCTGATACTTCCTAATCTGGCCCTAGCCTTTGGGGTATTTCTAATGAGACAGTTCTTGCTCTCTATCCCGGATGAATTAATCGAAGCGGCCAAAATTGATGGGGCCTCTGAGTGGAAAATATTTTACACGATCATTATACCTTTAGCTAAACCCGCGATGGCCGTCCTATCTATCTTTACTTTCGTGCTAATATGGAACGCATTCCTATGGCCCATCATCGTCATCAATGATACAGAACTGCTCACCTTGCCAGCCGGCTTGAAGACGTTACAGGATGCAAACCTTGCTAGTTTTAAGCTATTAATGACTGGCGCGACTATTGCGGCCATCCCAATGATTATCTTTTTCCTGATGTTCCAAAAATATTTTGTTAGAGGTCTAACGTTAGGAGGCGTCAAAGAGTAA
- the murQ gene encoding N-acetylmuramic acid 6-phosphate etherase — protein sequence MEKRRAEQQAGDMNEEVLYQLTTEQINEETRQLDQLSTKGILQLMNQEDMKIAEAVQDVIPDIEKVTEGVFASLNQGGRLFYVGAGTSGRLGVLDASECPPTFRTSHDMVQAVMAGGNHAIFEAVEGAEDDVVEGKRDLEARQITPFDVVIGISASGRTPYVLGALKYAQKVGTKAYALSANANAQISTVADAAIEVIVGPEVLSGSTRLKAATAHKMILNMISTTVMVKLGKVYENLMVDVHASNHKLRDRAMRIVTSVTQVSEREAVEALESCDYQVKVAVVMLKANVSAQEARALLTEAKGYVREAIQLAGV from the coding sequence ATGGAGAAGAGAAGAGCAGAACAGCAAGCTGGTGATATGAACGAGGAAGTGTTATATCAACTCACAACAGAACAGATCAATGAAGAGACGAGGCAGTTGGATCAACTTTCAACCAAAGGAATTCTGCAACTGATGAACCAAGAAGATATGAAGATCGCTGAGGCGGTGCAAGACGTCATACCCGACATTGAGAAGGTGACGGAAGGTGTGTTCGCATCCCTCAATCAAGGTGGCAGACTATTTTACGTTGGCGCAGGCACGAGTGGACGTTTAGGTGTTCTAGACGCTTCAGAGTGTCCACCGACTTTTCGTACTTCACATGACATGGTACAGGCTGTGATGGCGGGTGGGAATCATGCCATTTTCGAGGCAGTAGAAGGGGCAGAGGACGACGTTGTAGAGGGCAAACGTGACCTAGAGGCGCGTCAAATCACCCCATTTGATGTGGTCATTGGTATTTCCGCTAGTGGACGTACCCCTTATGTCTTAGGCGCCTTAAAGTATGCCCAAAAGGTGGGGACGAAAGCTTATGCCCTTTCTGCCAATGCGAATGCCCAAATCTCAACCGTTGCTGATGCGGCCATAGAGGTCATTGTCGGGCCGGAGGTGTTAAGCGGCTCAACGCGATTGAAGGCAGCCACCGCTCATAAAATGATCCTTAATATGATTAGCACAACGGTCATGGTCAAGCTTGGTAAGGTATATGAAAACTTGATGGTTGATGTCCATGCGAGTAATCACAAACTTCGTGATAGGGCCATGCGCATTGTCACCAGTGTGACACAAGTATCCGAGCGAGAAGCCGTAGAAGCACTAGAATCCTGTGACTATCAAGTGAAGGTCGCTGTCGTGATGCTCAAGGCAAATGTCTCAGCTCAAGAAGCCAGAGCCCTACTCACTGAAGCAAAGGGGTATGTACGTGAAGCCATCCAACTTGCTGGAGTATAA
- a CDS encoding S66 peptidase family protein: MSVIKPQSLRPGDTIGIVAPASPPDLKRLYIGCQFYESLGLKVRFGRYIEQTYGYLAGSDKERLQDLHDMFKDDDIRGIFCACGGYGTARIAEHIDYDLIQRHPKVFLGYSDITFLHVAIFQRTGLVTFHGPMPSSDLGYTMLEGHPVVHPMTEKYLKQIMAPRQMKHAYSDALDGPIETSIEVLVEAEDIVQGTIMGGNLSLLVSTLGTPFEVDTKGKILFIEEVDEEPYRVDRMLNQLRLAGKFTDAEGIIIADFAHCGPQKRKPSLSLEEVLSDHLQSVRKPLVRGFQVGHCEPHMTIPIGVQARVDTTNATLTIEPGLIK, encoded by the coding sequence ATGAGTGTCATCAAGCCACAGTCACTACGTCCAGGAGATACGATCGGTATCGTCGCACCGGCTAGTCCACCCGACCTAAAGCGGCTATACATTGGCTGTCAGTTCTACGAGTCCTTGGGTCTTAAAGTGCGATTTGGTCGGTATATCGAGCAGACGTACGGATACTTGGCCGGTTCCGATAAGGAGAGGTTACAGGATTTACACGACATGTTTAAAGATGATGACATCAGAGGCATCTTCTGTGCCTGTGGCGGTTATGGCACGGCTAGGATTGCAGAACATATTGATTATGACTTAATACAGCGTCATCCAAAAGTATTTTTAGGCTATAGTGATATCACGTTTTTACATGTGGCCATTTTTCAACGAACGGGCCTCGTCACCTTTCACGGCCCTATGCCTAGTTCTGACTTGGGATATACCATGCTAGAGGGCCACCCCGTTGTCCATCCGATGACAGAAAAGTATCTCAAACAAATCATGGCTCCCAGGCAAATGAAACATGCGTATTCGGATGCCTTGGATGGCCCCATAGAAACGTCCATTGAGGTGTTAGTAGAAGCGGAGGACATCGTACAGGGAACGATCATGGGTGGTAATTTGTCTTTATTAGTGAGTACTTTAGGGACCCCTTTTGAGGTTGACACCAAGGGTAAAATCCTATTTATAGAAGAGGTTGATGAAGAACCTTACCGGGTTGATAGAATGCTTAATCAGTTACGATTAGCCGGAAAGTTTACGGATGCTGAAGGGATCATCATCGCTGACTTTGCCCATTGTGGCCCCCAAAAAAGAAAACCATCGTTAAGCCTAGAAGAAGTGTTAAGCGATCATCTTCAGAGCGTACGTAAACCGTTGGTGCGTGGATTCCAAGTGGGTCACTGTGAACCGCACATGACGATCCCTATTGGCGTTCAAGCACGGGTAGATACAACAAACGCCACACTGACCATTGAGCCCGGTTTAATAAAATAA
- a CDS encoding sugar ABC transporter substrate-binding protein, protein MKQKRGMLLTLVFVFIMSLFLGACSGDSEPADGEPSNDVADGDAWEDWSGTITVWDGPRWADEEDNKYHWLEEKKEEFEAMYSGVEVEIVQTPWAEMGDNLNVAIAGHAWPDIAPVDISGGAVSINHIEQGVIEPMDDFYTEEELNDFYPNALEAYMHDGQLYGVPNSISVHAMLLNLDIFEEKGVTPPENGQWTYDEFVEKMKQLTDGDVYGFSTYLLPGYYEAWPFLLMDGGYPLSDDFTEYTFDSPEAISGLQKFIDLKFEHEVAPTEMGGPNVGEVWQAWASEEQRSIAVQPWATWAIVSAQGEEWKTNFMVAEYPTGDTGEPITIGGVGGWVMFMQEDNHKRRMVAEFLKHISNTEEQFTMAQHYGIFPALQSTAEMEPFADNPEMARAQALSEQAVMLPRHPEWARIDEAIQKELQLAANGEKEPAEALQDARQEVERIIGE, encoded by the coding sequence ATGAAGCAAAAAAGAGGAATGTTGTTGACACTAGTCTTTGTTTTTATCATGTCCTTATTCCTAGGGGCTTGTAGTGGTGATAGTGAACCGGCTGATGGGGAGCCTTCTAACGATGTCGCTGATGGTGACGCTTGGGAAGATTGGTCAGGGACCATTACAGTTTGGGATGGGCCGCGCTGGGCAGATGAAGAGGATAACAAGTATCACTGGCTAGAAGAGAAAAAAGAGGAGTTTGAAGCGATGTACTCGGGGGTTGAGGTTGAAATTGTACAAACCCCTTGGGCCGAAATGGGAGATAATCTAAACGTCGCTATAGCAGGGCATGCCTGGCCTGATATCGCTCCCGTAGATATCAGTGGCGGCGCTGTGAGTATTAATCATATTGAACAAGGTGTTATCGAACCGATGGATGATTTCTATACTGAAGAGGAATTAAATGATTTTTATCCCAATGCGCTAGAGGCGTATATGCACGATGGTCAACTATACGGTGTACCGAATTCTATTAGCGTCCATGCTATGCTACTAAACTTAGATATATTTGAAGAAAAAGGGGTCACTCCCCCTGAAAATGGTCAATGGACGTATGACGAATTTGTAGAAAAAATGAAACAGCTCACGGATGGCGATGTTTACGGTTTTTCCACGTATCTACTACCCGGATACTATGAAGCTTGGCCGTTCTTGTTAATGGACGGTGGGTATCCACTGAGCGATGACTTTACGGAGTATACTTTTGACTCTCCGGAGGCCATCAGTGGCCTGCAAAAATTCATCGACCTCAAATTTGAACATGAGGTGGCGCCAACGGAGATGGGAGGTCCTAACGTAGGTGAGGTTTGGCAAGCTTGGGCTTCAGAGGAACAACGCTCGATTGCGGTACAGCCTTGGGCCACTTGGGCGATCGTCTCCGCTCAAGGTGAAGAGTGGAAGACCAATTTCATGGTGGCAGAGTACCCGACGGGTGATACAGGGGAACCTATCACAATAGGCGGCGTCGGCGGCTGGGTGATGTTTATGCAAGAAGATAATCATAAGCGTCGAATGGTAGCCGAATTCTTAAAGCACATATCAAACACAGAGGAACAATTTACGATGGCTCAGCACTACGGGATTTTCCCAGCGCTACAATCGACGGCAGAGATGGAACCTTTCGCAGACAACCCAGAAATGGCACGTGCCCAGGCATTATCTGAGCAAGCGGTGATGCTACCGCGTCATCCGGAGTGGGCCAGAATAGACGAAGCGATTCAAAAAGAATTACAACTAGCGGCAAATGGGGAAAAAGAACCGGCTGAAGCCTTACAGGATGCACGCCAAGAGGTTGAACGCATTATCGGGGAATAG
- a CDS encoding ABC transporter ATP-binding protein, whose protein sequence is MQRQKLLEVKQLKKYFNMDKGKVLQAVEDVTFDIYEGETFGLVGESGCGKSTLGRTIIRLYDRTEGDVMFKGRNVHEAQGEESNRLHRQMQMIFQDPYASLNPRATVMDSIAEGMDVQGLFRGKERKHRVHQLLREVGLDAEHANRYPHEFSGGQRQRIGIARALALEPEFIIADEPISALDVSIQAQVVNLLQTLQQEKGLTYLFIAHDLSMVKHISDRIGVMYLGNMVEMTESEALYRNPLHPYTQALLSAIPIPDPRIEDRRERIILEGELPSPIDPPSGCVFRTRCPEAMDLCAKVKPALQDVGGHHKVACHLYEREMIHTSAPKVTITSQA, encoded by the coding sequence ATGCAACGCCAAAAACTACTAGAAGTGAAACAACTAAAAAAATATTTCAATATGGACAAAGGCAAAGTGCTACAGGCGGTCGAGGACGTGACCTTTGATATCTATGAAGGAGAAACCTTTGGTTTAGTTGGGGAATCCGGCTGTGGGAAATCAACGCTGGGTAGAACAATCATACGTCTTTATGATCGGACGGAAGGCGATGTCATGTTTAAAGGTAGGAACGTTCACGAAGCACAAGGAGAGGAAAGTAACCGCCTGCACCGTCAGATGCAGATGATCTTCCAGGACCCTTATGCTTCACTCAATCCGAGGGCCACCGTCATGGACAGTATTGCAGAGGGAATGGATGTACAGGGTTTATTCCGGGGAAAAGAACGCAAGCACCGTGTCCACCAACTTTTGCGTGAAGTAGGGCTCGATGCAGAGCATGCGAATCGGTATCCTCACGAGTTTAGTGGGGGGCAGCGTCAAAGAATTGGGATTGCACGTGCCCTCGCCCTAGAACCAGAATTCATCATTGCTGACGAACCTATTTCAGCTCTTGATGTTTCTATTCAGGCGCAGGTCGTCAATCTTCTTCAGACATTACAACAAGAGAAAGGGCTCACCTATTTGTTCATTGCCCATGATTTATCTATGGTGAAGCACATTAGTGATCGTATCGGTGTGATGTACTTGGGGAACATGGTGGAGATGACCGAAAGTGAAGCGTTGTACCGCAATCCGTTGCACCCATATACTCAAGCATTATTATCCGCTATACCCATCCCAGATCCCAGAATCGAGGATCGTCGAGAACGTATTATTTTGGAAGGGGAACTCCCCAGTCCCATTGATCCACCGAGTGGTTGTGTGTTTCGCACACGCTGTCCCGAGGCAATGGATTTGTGTGCGAAAGTGAAACCGGCGCTGCAAGACGTTGGTGGCCATCATAAAGTGGCTTGTCATTTGTATGAGCGGGAAATGATACATACATCAGCACCTAAAGTGACCATCACATCACAAGCCTAA
- a CDS encoding serine hydrolase domain-containing protein, with protein sequence MLEYKLSTLLRDAIQKGLFPGGVMLVEQDGYPVMHQAMGEASTYPERRALSTAHIFDLASLTKIVTTTLILMLIQEDKIRLQTPVLKHLSWLGKVGEGVTIQHLLTHTSGYRAWQPFYVIHKNNNHSIEDTLKCIEREADPATDVIYSDANFILLGKVIEAIEKQNLSQVLYHRLVRPLNLSGLQYRPSHEITSQMVPTEFGNRIEAEMVSKRKQSFEHFRQNVIWGEVNDGNSYYFLQGIAGHAGLFGTATDVAAIARLYMMDNPWLSSDIQQLALRDYTPNASVGRALGWVYDREQTGGFYHTGFTGTSVWVDPSKKLSAVIMTSRLHQDKPKDINSFRKACHQVVTTCL encoded by the coding sequence TTGCTGGAGTATAAGCTGTCGACCCTCCTACGGGATGCGATTCAGAAAGGCCTTTTCCCTGGTGGTGTCATGCTCGTAGAACAAGACGGTTACCCTGTGATGCATCAGGCGATGGGAGAGGCGTCAACTTATCCTGAACGACGGGCATTGAGCACCGCGCATATCTTTGACTTGGCCTCATTAACTAAGATTGTCACAACGACCCTGATCCTGATGCTGATACAGGAAGACAAGATCCGTTTACAAACCCCTGTTTTAAAACACCTGAGCTGGCTCGGCAAGGTAGGAGAGGGTGTCACCATTCAACATTTACTCACTCATACATCAGGATATAGGGCTTGGCAACCCTTTTACGTCATACATAAGAACAACAATCATAGCATAGAAGACACGCTCAAATGCATTGAACGAGAAGCAGATCCCGCTACCGACGTGATATATAGCGATGCTAACTTCATCCTGCTTGGCAAGGTCATAGAAGCCATAGAGAAACAAAACCTATCCCAGGTTTTGTATCATCGTTTGGTGCGCCCATTGAACTTGAGTGGTTTACAGTATCGACCATCACACGAGATCACATCACAAATGGTCCCTACGGAGTTTGGTAACCGCATTGAAGCCGAGATGGTAAGTAAAAGAAAGCAATCGTTTGAACATTTTCGTCAGAATGTCATCTGGGGCGAGGTCAATGATGGTAACAGTTATTATTTTTTACAAGGTATAGCCGGGCATGCAGGTCTTTTCGGTACGGCAACAGATGTTGCTGCTATTGCCCGTTTATATATGATGGATAACCCATGGTTGTCGTCGGACATTCAGCAGCTGGCACTAAGAGATTATACTCCGAATGCGTCTGTTGGGAGAGCTTTAGGCTGGGTGTATGACCGAGAGCAAACTGGGGGTTTCTACCACACCGGCTTTACAGGCACATCGGTGTGGGTGGATCCATCCAAAAAGCTAAGTGCAGTCATCATGACAAGTCGATTACATCAGGACAAACCCAAAGACATTAACTCATTTAGAAAAGCATGTCACCAGGTGGTAACGACGTGCCTATGA
- a CDS encoding SpoIID/LytB domain-containing protein, which translates to MNQKRTTHTWSLVLTGVLICALILSGLQWTPGAAAQTLVQEEPDIRIGVIPATEALTVGSSGPYQIVDMETGDVLVEGENSETTVELSSTASIETSYMLQVAYTTSKAYVDDWLDRAELAGHPTYVEPYLDGWRLLIGQFPTDASWGDRVAFRDEIIAQGLGGSDSFWRTMTISEGESQIELKLGETAVSTTHPLRVTAHSEKVTMNGQRYRGEVEVAFNSSGTLVGINELPIEEYLYGVVPRELPPVPYGEIEALKAQAIAARTYALSNLGKRSQDGYDLLPTPSDQVYGGYESEHPLSTQAVQESRGVVATYDGQLITTVYSSTSGGYTANNEDVWSTGEVPYLRGVPDAERGQAIDNVPSLDVFKNHANPTSLRAEKDGDYESDWSRYHRWTYEWTMDEITEVLSDYYNQDVGEVYDINVTDRSNSGRVLEIEFVTENGTFYEQKDRVRWALKYVNSSGTHSVLRSTLFYIEPVIDRPSKETVGFVTYGGGWGHGVGMAQTGAVGMAEKGYTVEEILKHYYRGIDIEQWYE; encoded by the coding sequence ATGAATCAAAAAAGGACAACTCACACATGGTCCTTGGTCCTAACGGGTGTACTGATCTGTGCACTGATTTTGAGTGGTTTGCAGTGGACACCTGGTGCAGCAGCGCAGACACTAGTACAGGAAGAACCTGATATTCGAATTGGCGTGATACCAGCCACGGAAGCTCTTACGGTAGGCAGCTCTGGTCCCTATCAGATTGTGGATATGGAGACAGGCGACGTATTAGTAGAAGGGGAGAACTCAGAAACCACGGTAGAGCTTTCCTCAACGGCCTCCATTGAAACGAGCTACATGTTACAAGTGGCGTACACAACGAGCAAGGCGTACGTGGATGATTGGTTAGATCGTGCCGAATTGGCAGGTCATCCAACGTATGTAGAACCCTACCTTGACGGGTGGCGACTCCTCATTGGTCAATTTCCAACCGACGCATCTTGGGGAGACAGAGTCGCTTTCAGAGATGAGATTATCGCTCAGGGACTCGGCGGTTCTGACTCCTTTTGGAGAACAATGACCATCTCCGAGGGGGAAAGCCAAATCGAACTAAAGCTAGGTGAGACCGCTGTCTCGACAACCCATCCCTTACGTGTGACAGCACATTCAGAAAAGGTCACCATGAATGGTCAGCGGTACAGAGGTGAAGTGGAAGTCGCCTTCAATAGTAGTGGCACATTGGTGGGGATTAATGAACTACCGATAGAAGAATACTTATACGGTGTCGTTCCTCGTGAGCTGCCACCCGTTCCCTACGGTGAAATTGAAGCACTGAAGGCCCAAGCTATCGCAGCGCGTACGTATGCGTTAAGCAATTTGGGAAAACGATCCCAAGACGGCTATGATTTGCTACCGACACCTTCCGATCAGGTATACGGGGGCTATGAGTCAGAGCATCCCCTTTCCACCCAAGCCGTTCAAGAATCACGTGGCGTTGTCGCCACGTATGATGGACAATTAATTACGACGGTGTACTCATCTACGAGTGGGGGCTACACTGCAAATAACGAGGACGTGTGGAGCACAGGCGAGGTCCCTTATCTTCGTGGCGTCCCTGATGCTGAGCGAGGACAAGCGATAGACAACGTACCATCCTTAGACGTCTTTAAAAATCATGCCAATCCGACGTCATTACGAGCAGAGAAAGATGGAGATTACGAGTCAGACTGGTCTAGGTATCACCGTTGGACCTATGAGTGGACAATGGATGAAATAACCGAAGTATTAAGCGACTACTACAACCAAGACGTGGGAGAAGTCTATGACATTAACGTCACGGATCGCTCCAACTCAGGTCGGGTTTTAGAAATTGAATTTGTGACGGAGAACGGGACTTTCTATGAACAGAAGGATCGCGTACGTTGGGCACTTAAATATGTGAATAGTAGTGGCACGCACAGTGTGTTAAGAAGTACACTGTTCTATATTGAACCCGTTATCGATCGCCCATCTAAAGAAACGGTCGGTTTCGTCACCTATGGCGGCGGATGGGGACACGGTGTCGGTATGGCTCAAACTGGCGCTGTAGGTATGGCTGAGAAAGGCTACACTGTTGAGGAGATTTTGAAGCATTATTATCGTGGCATTGATATTGAACAGTGGTATGAGTAG
- a CDS encoding carbohydrate ABC transporter permease yields MSVQTEFEHSKQGALSHRPHGKKKRKRPTLLQEIKKNKAAYLFLMPKLLFFTVFMLIPILWSFVLSFQEFGVFETTWVGFKNYVDVFESPLFRTSLWNTFLYTVVTVPAFVITALIIATMIHPLGKLSQSFFRSAFYLPTVTSMVIIAMVWRWMYNYRFGLFNYVLGWFGIESIDWLNQTATALPALMIMSILIPPGAGIIIYLAAMNNISPTLYEAAKIDGASPFQRWWRITVPLIKPTTLYLVILSTIGSFQVFTQIIMMTGGGPGNATETIVHVIYKTAFRDFNFGLASAQSVILFFIIMIFAIFQYRWFRTEN; encoded by the coding sequence ATGTCTGTACAAACCGAATTTGAACACTCAAAGCAAGGCGCTTTATCACACCGTCCACATGGGAAAAAGAAAAGGAAGCGCCCCACGCTCTTACAGGAAATAAAAAAGAACAAAGCGGCTTATTTATTCTTAATGCCTAAGCTCTTATTTTTTACTGTTTTTATGCTCATACCGATATTATGGTCGTTTGTTTTATCCTTTCAGGAGTTTGGGGTCTTTGAAACAACGTGGGTCGGGTTCAAAAACTATGTCGATGTGTTTGAATCTCCACTGTTTCGCACCTCTTTATGGAATACATTCTTATACACAGTTGTCACCGTCCCAGCATTCGTCATAACGGCGCTCATCATCGCCACCATGATTCACCCTTTAGGCAAACTGTCTCAGTCGTTCTTTCGTTCCGCGTTTTACCTGCCGACAGTGACGTCTATGGTCATCATCGCCATGGTGTGGAGATGGATGTATAACTATCGTTTTGGATTATTCAACTATGTGCTCGGATGGTTTGGCATCGAATCGATTGACTGGTTAAATCAAACCGCAACAGCCTTGCCAGCCTTGATGATCATGTCCATTCTCATTCCACCCGGGGCAGGGATCATCATTTATCTCGCAGCGATGAATAACATCAGCCCGACATTATACGAAGCGGCCAAGATCGATGGCGCCAGTCCGTTTCAACGTTGGTGGCGCATCACAGTGCCTTTGATCAAACCCACAACGTTGTATTTGGTCATCCTCAGTACGATTGGCTCTTTCCAAGTGTTTACGCAGATCATTATGATGACGGGCGGTGGGCCGGGTAATGCGACAGAGACCATTGTGCATGTCATTTACAAAACGGCCTTCCGTGACTTTAACTTCGGTCTTGCTTCAGCCCAATCCGTCATTCTGTTTTTCATTATTATGATATTCGCAATTTTTCAATACCGTTGGTTTAGGACAGAGAATTAG